The Heyndrickxia vini genome contains a region encoding:
- the helD gene encoding RNA polymerase recycling motor HelD: MTIQDNEWLQEQKRVDDTVRKVKDKKQSLLSQVKSVKDEADEIKQNFWEDVTVNLDEPDDVIETFTSIKQQAELLSERERSYKHVEENISILNKLEYSPYFARVDFKEQDEENENIYIGIGSFLDGDDYLVYDWRAPISSIYYDGSPGPVSYETPEGPRKGEMLLKRQFIIKDGQIESLFDTGVTIGDEMLQEVLGNRADTQMKNIVATIQKEQNKIIRDIRSRLLFVQGAAGSGKTSAALQRIAYLLYRFRDSLYSDQIILFSPNRLFNHYISKVLPELGENNMEQTTFLEFAQSRIPDLTVESLFEQFETSLNAVDHHYRSKAIRLKGDLPFVHAISDYVDNLVTSGLFFKDISFRGKILISKEEISELFYSYDQSYTLPNRFPLIKKELLKRLKEIAREEEKAPWVEEEMELLDREDYLKAFQHSLKGEDDFNSFDQEKKFLAKQIVNNYFKKIRAGIKRYRFFHRKAQYVDFLKKVPELLTLKNYDINAEDWTEIQRNTIKLLNEKNIQMEDSVPYMYLYDLIVGRKNQTSIKYVFIDEIQDYTPAQLVYMKFMYPYSKFTMLGDINQSIFNKGSESPIQTSMNIFGEEKAEIIRLTKSYRSTAAITAFTKAILPDGEAIELFEREGELPSFIIESTFEGMLDQIVRQVERIALTSSSIAIIGKTMKDCEQAYQQLKKKINISLIDLKNQELAEGPIILPSYLAKGLEFDNVIVLNASDDRYNDESERTLLYTICTRAMHHLIITSQNQPSHLFDRVPENLYK, from the coding sequence ATGACAATTCAAGATAACGAATGGTTACAAGAACAAAAAAGGGTAGATGACACAGTTAGAAAGGTGAAAGATAAGAAGCAATCTTTGCTTTCTCAAGTGAAATCTGTCAAAGATGAAGCAGATGAGATTAAGCAGAACTTTTGGGAAGATGTGACAGTTAACCTTGACGAACCGGATGATGTTATTGAAACCTTTACAAGTATAAAGCAACAGGCAGAGCTTCTTTCAGAACGTGAACGAAGTTATAAGCATGTGGAAGAAAATATTTCTATTCTTAATAAGCTTGAATACTCGCCTTATTTTGCACGTGTGGATTTTAAAGAACAAGATGAAGAAAATGAAAACATATATATTGGCATCGGATCTTTTCTCGATGGTGATGATTATCTCGTTTATGATTGGCGGGCGCCGATATCAAGTATTTATTATGATGGAAGCCCTGGACCTGTTTCTTATGAAACTCCAGAAGGTCCTCGGAAAGGTGAAATGTTATTAAAACGACAATTTATAATAAAAGATGGACAGATTGAATCGTTATTCGATACAGGAGTAACGATAGGAGATGAAATGCTTCAAGAAGTGCTTGGGAATAGAGCGGATACGCAGATGAAAAACATCGTAGCGACTATTCAAAAAGAGCAAAATAAGATTATCCGTGATATAAGAAGTAGATTATTATTTGTTCAAGGGGCAGCAGGAAGTGGAAAAACATCTGCAGCATTGCAAAGAATAGCCTACCTCTTATATCGTTTTCGTGATTCGCTTTACTCTGATCAAATTATCCTGTTTTCACCTAACCGTTTGTTTAATCACTATATTTCAAAGGTACTCCCAGAGCTTGGCGAAAATAACATGGAACAAACAACGTTTTTGGAATTTGCGCAATCAAGAATTCCGGATCTCACTGTAGAAAGCTTATTTGAACAATTTGAAACAAGTTTAAACGCAGTGGATCATCACTACAGATCAAAGGCCATTCGATTAAAGGGCGATTTGCCTTTTGTTCATGCAATCAGTGATTATGTGGACAATTTAGTTACTTCAGGTTTGTTTTTTAAAGACATAAGCTTCCGTGGGAAGATACTCATATCAAAGGAGGAAATTTCTGAGCTCTTTTATTCATATGATCAATCCTATACATTGCCGAATCGTTTTCCTCTTATTAAGAAGGAATTATTAAAAAGATTAAAAGAAATAGCTAGGGAAGAAGAAAAGGCACCGTGGGTAGAAGAGGAGATGGAGCTATTAGATAGAGAGGATTATTTAAAGGCATTTCAGCATTCTCTAAAAGGAGAAGATGATTTCAATTCTTTCGATCAAGAGAAGAAATTTTTAGCTAAACAAATTGTTAATAATTATTTTAAAAAAATACGGGCCGGAATAAAACGGTATCGGTTTTTTCACCGTAAAGCTCAGTATGTAGATTTTTTAAAAAAGGTTCCAGAATTACTTACTCTTAAAAATTATGATATCAATGCAGAAGATTGGACAGAGATTCAAAGAAACACGATTAAATTACTAAATGAAAAAAATATTCAAATGGAAGATTCGGTTCCTTACATGTATTTATACGATTTAATTGTTGGGAGAAAGAATCAAACCTCAATTAAATATGTGTTTATCGACGAGATTCAAGATTACACACCCGCACAACTTGTCTATATGAAATTTATGTATCCATATAGTAAGTTCACGATGCTTGGTGACATCAATCAATCCATTTTCAATAAAGGAAGCGAATCTCCAATTCAAACATCGATGAACATATTTGGGGAGGAAAAAGCTGAGATTATCCGCTTGACGAAAAGCTATCGATCAACCGCTGCAATTACAGCATTCACTAAAGCCATTTTACCTGATGGGGAGGCAATAGAGCTATTTGAGAGGGAAGGAGAACTACCATCCTTTATCATTGAAAGTACATTTGAAGGAATGTTAGATCAAATTGTTAGGCAAGTAGAAAGAATAGCGTTAACATCCAGTTCCATCGCCATAATTGGGAAGACGATGAAAGATTGTGAGCAAGCTTACCAGCAATTAAAGAAAAAAATAAACATTTCATTAATCGACTTGAAAAACCAAGAATTAGCGGAAGGCCCAATCATTCTTCCTTCCTATTTAGCAAAAGGATTGGAATTCGACAATGTTATCGTCTTAAATGCATCAGACGATCGTTACAACGATGAATCAGAACGTACCTTGCTTTACACAATATGCACAAGAGCCATGCACCACCTCATCATCACCAGCCAAAACCAACCATCACACCTATTTGATAGGGTTCCTGAAAATTTATATAAGTAA
- a CDS encoding SMI1/KNR4 family protein, producing MQNIRKLISSRKPGVSEDCILRTEEKLGAKFPIRYRELVKLINNAEVDNWIFYPIKDENRIEKTFDDIVRANTDINNESSNNYIAFAEDGTGDQLCFKIKDEKMLEYIYFWDHENSSVEIIAKNLEEFIINLLKGDF from the coding sequence ATGCAGAATATAAGAAAGCTCATTTCTTCAAGGAAACCTGGAGTGTCGGAAGATTGTATATTAAGAACCGAAGAAAAGTTAGGAGCTAAATTTCCTATTCGATATAGAGAGTTGGTAAAATTAATTAATAATGCAGAGGTTGATAATTGGATTTTTTATCCTATAAAAGATGAAAATCGAATTGAAAAAACATTTGATGATATAGTTAGAGCAAATACCGATATAAATAATGAAAGTTCTAATAATTATATTGCTTTTGCAGAGGACGGAACTGGTGATCAATTATGTTTCAAAATTAAGGATGAAAAAATGCTTGAATATATTTATTTTTGGGATCATGAAAATAGCAGCGTTGAAATAATTGCGAAAAATCTAGAAGAATTTATTATTAATTTGTTAAAAGGAGATTTTTAA
- a CDS encoding DNRLRE domain-containing protein, with translation MQKTLQKGLLVLLILFVMFSSIPMNGLAKTMKENLKETETKQENSNTKPALEDPENGEVVSERTENTRLFYDGNGEYTKQIYFDPIYKKDKAEGEWEELSSDISEVSSTELQTENANLTSTFPKKTSNGQYASFQYNEHAIEYSLLEASGKEQEPVQPSEVSADYKNNSNTITYSNILPDIDLRNISFNQNTKEDLILNQYNGFNIFKFKLKTNLQADIQDDGSIQFIDQNQKQVFQLPKPYMIDSNFDEHSGESARSEDVTYKLDKTEDGYILTVQADSEWLKDANRKYPVYIDPTTSINTTSDAFAASAYPTTNYSSASSKWDEGLKKYILKVGYYDNTTGTNFAYLKQSLSSISNMEITNATFNVYVAHAYYVNTANGLWINANTQDWSANTVNWNNKPTSLAIGKVDVARNQWAKFDVTSTVQKWIDGSLKNYGFKLHTDGNGQGFWKKVVSSTNTDDKPYLSVTYTIPAPTGPAGQAYSNGNGTGYVDLNWKAVPGAIGYKIWVYNGAQYESINVGNVTSWSSKGQKIWPTEAEIKSGKFNLHTDTDINKRTGTELAIDPSTVYKNSGGNYSTNTNYWFRISAVYSQGESSYSTSYYRPTLPNLNLPQAPEGMSYSNGNGTGYLDFNWKPVKDAKGYKIWLYNGKEYESKDVGNVTSWSTKDQKYWPTTAEVKAGKYKLHLNDNSGVELPVDPSPVYHNSGGNYGTATNYWVRISAYNDQGETVFSSYYRPNIPDLSVPTNINAFPYTNMVSSNSGYVQLNWDPVDEATGYKVWLYNGINYESFDVGDKDSWTTQNQGIWPTDDEIAKGRFELHHDKSGTELSTDPSPVYRNSKGHYTTNTNYWFKVSAYNNDGETIVSKYIRPTIGAPTELLGTEDYWSIIDVTNGSVNAATGNLIISETDFSIDGRGPTLGLNRTYNSLSPSIGLFGAGWHSDAEMKMEAMGNEVIFTDEDGTVHHFLKESDGSYKPPTGVYLELKDTTNEYILTSKDQSEMYFNKKDGHLIKIVDGHNNVLSYTFTDNQLQSIKDASGRTLLFEYNKDGFVSKITDPKSKDTTFDYVDNQLVSVINANSEKTIYEYDEDGRLIKYYSPTHIPEKPVATQFGYDKTTNRMMEVTNPEGKKTTFDYNTPKRELTVTMPNGKKMFYVYNAAGNPTEVTVDPDGLKLTTTYNYEGNNLKESRDPNDQSSIKPTESYQYDSNGNVTTAEDSYGKETYQYNKNNDVTSYVDTEGDETTVAYDGLNAVSETDQSGKTSSISKYDKYGNEIESSGDLAPSNNQLLNNNFEDGTTSWNVVNVKDDGKMVIDPEQASSGMGGKQSIKLSSQTASADSEHGYIAATQVLSVLPNVTYTLSGQIKTSNLKNAQAFFNISFIDGTGKHISWADNRYSQLTGTKKWTKRQLTFKTPENAAKIKIFLEVDHTSTDASGEAWFDALQLEQGEVSSKYNPVINSSFEQSLGNWSGSGGSVDKTGFEGDKSLKINRTSSTQTNSRYKQTVSIGQKPEDKPLVLTLTGLSKSENVKNGSSSDPNADYALLAKVYLTDGTSKSYEAKFPLGTQDWNRSAVKIDPNTPIDKIELTAVFQNGNTGTVWFDGIRLLEGNVITKQTFDNNGNYATRIEDELGHATLNEYDEIGNLLTETDPKGHKKSYVYDAMDRLKELTLLNSTKVTYEFDKNGNNTNKSIISSDGKTQTFHYEYDRNDQLKQVTDPLGGLAIYQYDDNGNQIKTTFPNGKTQEWKYDGADRQIETLFDGKKMFTFGYDKNGNERSVTDVASGTSKEKTYDSSNRLRTLIERGGKIEWTYPTTSDKMNQLLFSHGTTSLKTTFEYNTLDQNTVVKDGIYSYQFDYDEQGNVGTYTAGNGSGSTFVYDDAGKINSLAVGTKKGDILLEEHYRYDENGNRTKIEYPDGSDISYEFDSSDQLTKESLKNGTEKSYKYDGFGNRTNVNVTSKEGEISTDAEYNSANQLTKFGNEKITYDQNGNRLSDGKYIYGWNAADQLISITKKEETAPFAKYVYDEDGRRIQKIVDGKVTNYYYDGESLNVLYETDEQDKVVRSYVYSQDGQLLALRKGSDTYFYHYNAHGDVIALTDKENNIVADYQYDAWGNVLQSDEQDSVKDNPYRYAGYQFDKETGLYYLMARYYNPNHGVFLSMDPDPGDDDDILTQNGYTYGNNNPVMLVDPDGHWVWLVINAGFAIYDGYKAYKAGKSKKRIAWAAASSFVGIGKINKVSRAAKYAGRVGKQTKLKSLLNHKHTPRHVKGHIKNELRHIKSKKRKTIRVPQGYNLAHKRGYEARKGYGYAHTVLQNIKNHKTQHKYDGNGRRR, from the coding sequence GCCAAGACCATGAAGGAAAATCTAAAAGAAACGGAAACAAAACAAGAAAATAGCAATACAAAGCCTGCACTAGAAGATCCTGAAAATGGGGAGGTGGTAAGTGAACGAACAGAAAATACTCGATTATTTTATGATGGCAATGGGGAATACACAAAACAAATTTACTTCGATCCCATTTATAAAAAAGATAAAGCAGAGGGAGAATGGGAAGAACTTTCATCTGATATTTCAGAAGTTTCTAGCACCGAGCTTCAGACCGAGAATGCAAATTTAACATCAACATTTCCTAAGAAAACTTCCAACGGTCAATATGCTTCCTTTCAATATAATGAACATGCAATTGAATATTCTTTATTAGAAGCTTCGGGTAAGGAGCAAGAACCTGTTCAACCAAGTGAAGTAAGTGCTGATTATAAGAATAATAGTAATACTATTACGTACTCTAATATTCTTCCAGATATTGATTTAAGAAATATATCGTTTAATCAGAATACGAAAGAAGATCTCATTCTTAATCAATATAATGGCTTTAATATCTTTAAATTTAAATTAAAAACGAATTTACAAGCAGATATTCAAGACGATGGTTCTATACAATTTATTGATCAGAATCAAAAACAAGTGTTTCAATTACCCAAACCCTATATGATTGATTCAAACTTCGATGAACATTCCGGAGAATCCGCACGCTCTGAGGACGTAACATATAAATTGGATAAAACTGAAGATGGTTATATTTTAACTGTACAGGCTGATTCTGAATGGTTAAAGGACGCAAATCGGAAATATCCCGTTTATATAGATCCTACAACATCAATTAATACTACTTCTGATGCCTTTGCAGCAAGTGCTTACCCTACAACAAATTATAGTTCGGCTTCAAGTAAATGGGATGAAGGGCTAAAAAAATATATATTAAAAGTAGGATATTACGATAATACAACCGGTACAAATTTTGCTTACTTAAAACAAAGTTTATCAAGTATAAGTAATATGGAAATTACCAATGCAACATTCAATGTCTATGTTGCTCATGCTTATTACGTAAATACAGCTAATGGACTTTGGATAAATGCAAATACTCAAGATTGGTCCGCTAATACGGTAAACTGGAACAATAAGCCTACATCTTTAGCCATTGGAAAAGTAGACGTAGCAAGAAATCAGTGGGCAAAGTTTGATGTGACAAGCACTGTTCAAAAATGGATTGATGGAAGTCTTAAAAACTATGGATTTAAACTTCACACCGATGGGAATGGACAGGGCTTCTGGAAAAAAGTTGTTTCTTCTACGAATACTGACGATAAACCGTATTTATCTGTTACTTACACGATTCCTGCTCCAACAGGTCCAGCAGGGCAGGCTTATAGCAATGGGAACGGTACAGGGTATGTTGACTTAAACTGGAAGGCTGTTCCTGGTGCCATTGGATATAAAATATGGGTATATAACGGTGCACAATATGAATCTATTAATGTAGGAAATGTGACCTCGTGGTCAAGTAAAGGTCAAAAGATTTGGCCAACTGAAGCTGAAATAAAAAGTGGAAAATTTAATCTACACACCGATACAGATATCAATAAACGAACAGGAACTGAATTAGCTATTGATCCGAGCACGGTATACAAAAATTCGGGTGGAAACTATTCAACCAATACCAATTATTGGTTTAGAATTAGTGCGGTTTATTCACAAGGCGAAAGTAGCTATTCAACGTCATATTATCGGCCAACTCTACCGAATTTAAACTTGCCGCAAGCACCTGAAGGAATGAGTTATTCCAATGGCAATGGAACGGGTTATCTTGATTTCAATTGGAAACCAGTTAAAGATGCGAAAGGTTATAAGATTTGGCTTTATAATGGAAAGGAATATGAATCTAAAGATGTAGGAAATGTGACTTCTTGGTCAACGAAAGATCAAAAGTATTGGCCGACGACAGCGGAAGTTAAAGCAGGGAAATACAAACTTCATCTTAACGATAATTCTGGAGTAGAACTACCTGTAGATCCTTCGCCTGTTTATCATAATTCTGGTGGAAATTATGGGACAGCAACGAATTACTGGGTTCGAATAAGCGCCTATAATGATCAAGGAGAGACTGTCTTTTCATCTTACTATCGACCCAATATTCCGGATTTATCTGTGCCTACGAATATAAATGCTTTTCCATATACAAATATGGTTTCAAGTAACTCAGGATATGTCCAATTGAATTGGGATCCAGTCGATGAAGCAACTGGGTATAAGGTATGGCTGTATAATGGGATCAATTATGAATCATTTGATGTAGGGGATAAAGATTCATGGACTACTCAAAACCAAGGAATTTGGCCGACGGATGACGAAATTGCCAAAGGAAGATTCGAATTACATCATGATAAATCGGGAACAGAATTATCTACTGACCCATCCCCCGTTTATCGAAATTCAAAAGGTCATTATACGACGAACACCAACTATTGGTTTAAGGTAAGTGCCTATAATAATGATGGCGAAACGATTGTTTCGAAATATATTCGTCCGACGATAGGAGCTCCAACAGAATTACTAGGTACAGAAGATTACTGGTCAATCATCGATGTTACTAACGGTAGTGTGAATGCAGCAACGGGAAATTTAATAATCAGCGAAACGGATTTTTCTATTGATGGGCGTGGTCCAACGCTAGGTTTAAATAGAACATATAACAGTCTCTCCCCTAGTATTGGGCTGTTTGGTGCAGGCTGGCATAGTGATGCTGAGATGAAAATGGAAGCGATGGGCAATGAAGTTATTTTTACAGACGAAGATGGAACGGTTCATCATTTTCTAAAAGAATCGGACGGTAGTTATAAGCCACCTACAGGAGTGTACCTCGAACTTAAGGATACTACCAATGAATATATACTTACATCAAAAGATCAATCAGAAATGTATTTCAATAAAAAAGATGGTCACTTAATAAAAATTGTTGACGGACACAATAATGTACTGTCGTACACATTTACAGACAATCAACTACAATCAATAAAAGATGCTTCTGGACGGACTTTATTGTTTGAATACAATAAAGATGGCTTTGTTTCAAAAATTACAGATCCGAAAAGTAAGGACACAACCTTTGATTATGTAGACAATCAATTAGTTTCGGTAATAAATGCAAATTCAGAAAAAACAATATATGAATATGACGAGGATGGACGTTTAATTAAATACTATTCTCCTACACATATTCCAGAAAAGCCTGTAGCAACTCAATTCGGCTATGATAAAACGACCAATCGAATGATGGAAGTCACAAATCCTGAAGGCAAAAAAACAACGTTTGATTATAATACGCCAAAACGTGAACTAACAGTGACAATGCCGAACGGCAAAAAAATGTTCTATGTATACAATGCGGCAGGAAATCCAACAGAAGTAACTGTCGACCCAGATGGGCTAAAATTAACAACGACTTATAACTATGAAGGAAATAACCTAAAAGAGTCACGAGATCCAAATGATCAATCGTCAATTAAACCAACGGAGTCTTATCAATATGATTCTAACGGAAATGTAACGACTGCCGAAGATAGCTATGGGAAAGAAACCTATCAATATAATAAAAACAATGATGTGACTTCCTATGTAGATACAGAAGGCGACGAAACAACGGTTGCTTATGATGGATTAAATGCTGTTTCAGAAACTGATCAATCGGGAAAAACATCATCTATCTCGAAATACGATAAGTATGGGAATGAGATCGAATCAAGTGGTGACTTAGCTCCATCAAATAATCAATTATTGAATAATAATTTTGAAGATGGTACAACCTCATGGAATGTTGTAAATGTAAAAGATGACGGAAAGATGGTCATAGATCCAGAACAGGCATCTTCCGGAATGGGTGGTAAGCAATCCATTAAGTTATCCAGTCAAACAGCTTCAGCTGATTCCGAACATGGATATATTGCAGCTACTCAAGTGCTATCTGTATTACCAAATGTAACTTATACTTTAAGTGGACAAATCAAAACAAGCAATCTAAAAAATGCACAAGCGTTTTTTAATATTAGTTTTATTGACGGTACCGGCAAACATATTAGTTGGGCGGATAATCGTTATAGTCAGTTAACAGGCACAAAAAAGTGGACAAAGCGTCAATTGACATTCAAAACTCCTGAAAACGCAGCAAAAATTAAAATCTTTTTAGAAGTTGATCATACGTCAACAGATGCATCTGGTGAAGCATGGTTTGATGCTCTTCAATTAGAGCAAGGTGAAGTATCATCTAAATACAATCCAGTAATCAACAGCAGCTTCGAACAAAGCCTTGGTAATTGGTCTGGTTCAGGTGGTTCCGTCGATAAAACAGGTTTTGAAGGTGACAAATCGTTAAAAATTAATCGTACAAGTTCCACACAAACAAACAGCCGGTATAAACAAACGGTATCGATTGGTCAAAAACCTGAAGATAAGCCATTAGTTCTAACATTAACAGGTCTTTCTAAATCAGAAAATGTCAAAAATGGATCTTCTTCTGATCCGAATGCAGACTATGCACTTCTTGCCAAGGTTTACTTAACAGACGGAACATCGAAAAGTTATGAAGCAAAGTTTCCGTTGGGAACACAGGATTGGAATCGTTCTGCGGTTAAAATTGATCCGAATACCCCGATTGATAAAATTGAACTAACAGCCGTTTTCCAAAATGGAAATACGGGAACAGTTTGGTTTGATGGAATTCGCTTGCTAGAAGGAAATGTGATCACAAAACAAACGTTTGATAATAATGGAAACTATGCAACCCGTATCGAAGATGAATTAGGTCATGCAACATTAAACGAGTACGATGAAATCGGAAATCTTCTAACTGAAACGGATCCAAAAGGACATAAAAAGTCATATGTCTATGATGCGATGGATCGTCTCAAAGAACTAACGTTGCTTAATAGTACAAAAGTTACCTATGAGTTTGATAAAAATGGAAATAATACAAATAAATCAATTATTTCTAGTGATGGGAAAACTCAAACTTTCCATTATGAATATGATCGGAACGACCAATTAAAACAAGTAACTGACCCATTAGGTGGACTAGCAATCTATCAGTATGATGATAACGGGAATCAAATAAAAACTACCTTCCCTAATGGAAAGACGCAAGAATGGAAATATGATGGTGCTGACCGTCAAATTGAAACACTATTTGATGGAAAGAAAATGTTTACATTTGGTTATGATAAAAATGGAAATGAAAGGTCCGTTACGGATGTAGCCAGTGGAACAAGTAAAGAGAAAACATATGATTCTTCCAATCGCCTTCGTACATTAATAGAACGTGGAGGTAAAATCGAATGGACATATCCGACAACATCGGATAAAATGAATCAATTATTATTTTCTCACGGGACAACTTCTCTCAAGACAACGTTTGAGTACAATACGCTTGATCAGAATACCGTTGTCAAAGATGGTATATATTCGTATCAATTTGATTATGATGAGCAAGGTAATGTTGGAACGTATACAGCTGGGAATGGCTCTGGTTCAACCTTTGTTTATGATGATGCTGGAAAAATTAATAGTCTGGCAGTAGGCACGAAAAAGGGTGATATCCTTCTTGAGGAACATTATCGTTACGATGAAAACGGAAATCGTACAAAGATTGAATATCCAGATGGTTCGGATATATCTTACGAATTTGATTCCTCTGATCAGTTAACAAAAGAATCGTTAAAAAACGGTACTGAAAAATCATACAAATATGATGGATTTGGTAATCGTACTAACGTGAATGTAACATCAAAAGAAGGGGAAATTTCCACAGATGCCGAATATAATTCAGCCAATCAATTAACTAAATTCGGAAACGAAAAGATTACGTATGACCAAAACGGTAATCGATTATCTGATGGAAAATACATCTATGGATGGAATGCGGCCGATCAACTCATTTCCATTACCAAAAAAGAAGAAACGGCACCATTTGCGAAATATGTATATGATGAAGATGGTCGCCGAATTCAAAAAATAGTTGATGGAAAAGTCACTAACTATTATTATGATGGTGAAAGCCTGAACGTACTATACGAAACAGATGAACAAGACAAGGTTGTTCGCTCTTATGTCTATTCTCAAGATGGACAATTACTCGCATTACGTAAAGGTAGTGACACATACTTCTATCATTACAATGCACATGGTGACGTAATTGCTCTTACTGATAAAGAAAATAATATTGTTGCCGATTATCAGTACGATGCCTGGGGGAATGTGCTTCAATCAGATGAGCAAGACAGTGTGAAGGATAATCCTTACCGTTATGCAGGATATCAGTTTGACAAAGAAACAGGATTATATTATTTGATGGCTCGGTACTACAATCCGAATCACGGTGTTTTCTTATCTATGGATCCTGATCCTGGTGACGATGATGACATTTTGACCCAAAATGGCTATACGTATGGTAATAATAATCCGGTAATGTTAGTCGATCCAGATGGACATTGGGTATGGCTCGTCATTAATGCAGGGTTTGCTATTTATGATGGTTATAAAGCTTATAAAGCAGGAAAAAGTAAAAAACGAATTGCTTGGGCTGCAGCCTCAAGTTTTGTTGGAATCGGAAAAATAAATAAAGTTTCAAGGGCGGCAAAATATGCGGGGAGAGTTGGAAAGCAGACTAAACTAAAATCACTACTAAATCATAAGCATACGCCCCGACATGTAAAAGGACATATTAAAAATGAGTTAAGACATATTAAAAGTAAAAAAAGAAAAACAATTAGGGTACCACAAGGATATAATCTTGCACATAAGAGAGGATACGAAGCGAGAAAGGGATATGGTTATGCACATACAGTACTTCAAAATATAAAAAACCATAAAACTCAACATAAATATGATGGAAATGGTAGAAGAAGATAA
- the speD gene encoding adenosylmethionine decarboxylase — MKLTPEQRIELHGFNNLTKSLSFNMYDICFTKTKEEREAYIEYIDEQYNADRLTAILNDVSDIIGAHVLNTAKQDFIPQGASVTLLVSEGPVVDVPTESYSESPGPLPGSVVLQLDKSHITVHTYPEYHPDEGISTFRADIDVSTCGEISPLKALNHLIHSFDTDIMTIDYRVRGFTRNKKGQKLFIDHDISSIQNYIPDNIKSNYDMIDVNVYPEHIFHTKCKIKKFDLNNYLFGSTKDELAEGEEEKITERLKKEMDEIFYGRNIEQQ, encoded by the coding sequence ATGAAGCTTACACCTGAACAGCGTATTGAATTACATGGTTTCAATAATCTTACTAAATCATTAAGTTTTAATATGTATGATATTTGCTTTACAAAAACGAAGGAAGAACGAGAGGCTTATATTGAGTATATTGATGAACAATATAACGCGGACAGATTAACAGCGATTTTAAATGATGTATCAGATATCATCGGTGCCCATGTATTGAACACAGCAAAACAAGATTTTATCCCCCAAGGAGCAAGTGTGACCTTACTAGTTTCTGAAGGACCTGTTGTCGATGTTCCTACTGAATCATACAGTGAGTCTCCCGGGCCACTTCCGGGATCTGTTGTATTACAATTAGATAAAAGCCATATTACTGTACATACGTATCCAGAATATCACCCAGATGAAGGGATTAGTACGTTTCGTGCGGATATTGATGTATCCACTTGTGGAGAAATTTCTCCGCTTAAAGCTCTCAATCACCTTATACATTCCTTTGATACGGATATTATGACAATAGATTACCGTGTAAGAGGATTTACTAGAAACAAAAAAGGACAGAAATTATTTATTGACCATGACATAAGCTCTATCCAAAATTATATTCCAGATAACATCAAAAGTAACTACGATATGATTGATGTAAACGTCTATCCGGAGCATATTTTTCACACGAAATGTAAGATCAAAAAATTCGATTTAAATAATTATCTATTCGGATCTACAAAGGATGAACTTGCTGAAGGGGAAGAAGAGAAAATAACCGAAAGATTGAAAAAGGAAATGGATGAAATATTTTATGGGAGGAATATTGAGCAACAGTAA